In one window of Puniceicoccaceae bacterium DNA:
- a CDS encoding response regulator → MSEHTVNPSNEIPLTECDGEQIHRIGSIQAHGLLIAAEVESLHVTHVSANAENWLHRPVSAILGSSLMDLLPEQAQHYLKNRSNPSSGKEFYFAMECEDLRLDASLFQTDMHWVLELEPCQLSMASDPLRAPSLLRDWSQQLQKCQDWECTAALAVKEIRNLTGYDRVMVYHFEEDQHGRVAAESKREDWESYLNLHYPATDIPLPARRLFVEHPLRQIPDVHASSIPIIGTSGSAQGSELDLTRSALRQPSSLHVEYLGNMGVAATLTASILCENRLCGLIACHHGTPMRLSRRLQAKVLSMAQLLGHRYSFLQSRAALRHHTARTSLENLIRNAPYPPQNWLDNLQVSSFSELVSPHIESILQLTQCSGVAFLLDQSLITFGDTPNAETLQKLLDYFESDTSEASIHTHQLTQDFPDIAIDIEAPAGVLVHFHNRAEHRAVIWIRPEKVEVVNWAGDPRKTIEAVREGNRSIAPRQSFKVWQETNRGKSERWGYLEIESAHALSRSLWARWDHLLRIRAETEWIKAKEAAEKANQAKSEFLANMSHEIRTPMNGIMGMTGLLLETSLTTEQHDYALTIEKSVDHLLVIINDILDLSKIEAGKLEIEWIELNIREEVENAVSLLAERAVEKGLNLFVSVDATIPESVKGDPVRLRQILTNLVGNAVKFTEQGEVVVAVQPIPGSPQGRCGIRFEVSDTGIGMSTDQVERLFQKFEQASAEINRRFGGTGLGLAISKQLTELMGGSIGVSSTPGRGSTFHFSIEFEVLKPPPLPLLTLISPSEERYRHVLVVSDSTTQRSLLSSLLQSWGFCVSFATAAEEAMQLLQHPPTGKDQTGVVCIDLELPEKEGFRLVDQMESASELDEIKRILLTAVGNHPKFDVPVELLVKPLRERAMRSALCRAVTGASHVDGITRVIPESTGEQRSGIRILVAEDNQTNRKVTRRQLEKLGYQVEFAVNGKQAVEAQLLHCFDLILMDGRMPEMDGYEATRQIRGNEAQKGLPRVPIIALTAEAGTENQERAIAAGMDAHLPKPVRLRDLKLMLKRFDNSDN, encoded by the coding sequence ATGAGCGAACACACTGTCAACCCATCTAACGAGATTCCCCTGACCGAATGTGACGGGGAACAAATCCATCGCATTGGAAGCATTCAGGCACACGGGTTACTGATCGCGGCAGAGGTGGAGTCCCTCCATGTTACCCATGTCAGTGCCAACGCTGAGAACTGGCTGCACCGACCGGTTTCAGCAATCCTCGGTTCCAGTCTGATGGATCTGTTGCCCGAACAGGCACAGCACTACCTCAAAAATCGCTCGAATCCCTCAAGTGGAAAGGAGTTTTATTTTGCCATGGAATGCGAGGACCTGCGCCTGGATGCATCTCTGTTTCAAACAGACATGCACTGGGTCCTCGAACTCGAACCCTGCCAACTTTCCATGGCTTCCGACCCGCTGCGCGCTCCTTCACTTCTGCGCGACTGGAGCCAACAACTGCAGAAGTGCCAAGACTGGGAATGCACTGCTGCCCTGGCTGTGAAAGAAATTCGCAACCTCACAGGCTACGACCGGGTCATGGTTTATCACTTCGAAGAAGACCAACACGGTCGGGTTGCAGCCGAGAGCAAGCGAGAGGACTGGGAATCCTACCTGAATCTGCACTATCCCGCCACCGACATTCCCCTTCCCGCACGCCGTCTTTTTGTAGAACATCCATTGCGCCAAATTCCTGATGTACATGCCTCTTCGATTCCCATTATCGGCACCAGTGGAAGCGCGCAAGGCTCCGAACTCGACTTGACCCGCTCAGCACTGCGCCAACCCTCCTCTCTTCATGTTGAATACCTGGGCAACATGGGAGTCGCGGCGACGCTCACCGCTTCCATTCTGTGTGAGAACCGTCTCTGCGGCCTCATTGCATGCCACCATGGCACTCCCATGCGATTGTCACGACGCCTGCAGGCCAAGGTGCTGTCCATGGCTCAACTGCTCGGCCACCGCTATTCATTTCTGCAATCCCGCGCGGCATTGCGCCACCACACGGCACGTACAAGCCTGGAGAACCTGATCCGCAATGCACCCTACCCTCCACAGAACTGGCTAGACAACCTGCAAGTTTCTTCATTTTCAGAATTGGTATCCCCTCACATCGAGTCGATCCTTCAGCTCACTCAATGCAGTGGCGTAGCTTTTCTTCTGGATCAATCCCTGATCACATTTGGTGATACACCGAATGCAGAAACCCTTCAGAAGTTACTGGATTATTTTGAGTCCGATACTTCGGAAGCATCCATTCACACCCATCAACTTACGCAGGATTTCCCCGATATCGCTATCGACATTGAAGCTCCAGCCGGGGTGTTGGTGCATTTCCACAACCGCGCAGAGCATCGTGCGGTAATCTGGATTCGCCCGGAAAAAGTCGAAGTCGTGAATTGGGCAGGTGATCCGCGCAAAACCATCGAAGCGGTAAGGGAAGGCAATCGAAGCATCGCTCCCCGTCAGTCGTTCAAGGTGTGGCAAGAGACAAACCGGGGAAAATCGGAACGTTGGGGTTATCTGGAAATCGAGTCAGCCCACGCACTCAGCCGAAGTCTATGGGCACGCTGGGATCACCTGCTCCGGATTCGTGCCGAAACAGAGTGGATCAAGGCTAAGGAGGCTGCCGAAAAGGCCAACCAGGCAAAATCTGAGTTCCTGGCTAACATGAGCCATGAGATTCGCACTCCGATGAATGGCATCATGGGGATGACTGGCTTACTACTCGAAACTTCACTCACGACCGAACAGCATGATTATGCACTGACCATAGAAAAGAGCGTCGATCATCTGCTCGTCATCATCAATGACATTCTGGATCTCTCAAAAATTGAGGCGGGCAAACTCGAAATCGAATGGATCGAATTGAACATCCGGGAGGAGGTGGAAAACGCCGTATCCCTACTTGCAGAGCGTGCAGTGGAAAAGGGATTGAATCTCTTTGTATCGGTCGATGCCACCATTCCCGAAAGCGTTAAGGGTGATCCTGTGCGGCTACGGCAAATCCTCACCAATCTGGTCGGAAATGCCGTTAAATTCACAGAGCAGGGAGAAGTGGTCGTCGCTGTGCAACCTATCCCAGGATCTCCCCAAGGTCGATGCGGCATTCGCTTTGAGGTTTCGGATACCGGTATTGGCATGTCCACCGATCAGGTTGAGCGGTTATTTCAAAAATTCGAGCAGGCCAGTGCAGAAATCAATCGTCGTTTTGGAGGAACTGGCCTCGGACTGGCCATATCCAAACAATTGACCGAACTGATGGGCGGCAGCATCGGGGTCAGCAGTACACCTGGTCGTGGATCTACCTTTCACTTCAGCATCGAATTTGAAGTGTTAAAGCCGCCACCACTGCCACTGCTGACACTGATCTCCCCATCCGAGGAACGGTACCGACACGTTCTGGTTGTCAGTGATTCCACGACCCAGCGGAGTCTGCTCAGCTCATTGCTACAGTCCTGGGGTTTTTGTGTTTCTTTTGCAACCGCTGCAGAAGAAGCCATGCAGCTACTTCAACATCCACCAACTGGAAAAGACCAAACCGGAGTGGTCTGCATCGACTTGGAATTGCCCGAAAAGGAAGGGTTCCGTTTGGTCGATCAGATGGAGTCCGCTTCGGAGCTGGATGAAATCAAGCGCATCTTGCTAACAGCTGTGGGAAATCATCCTAAATTTGACGTTCCGGTGGAATTGCTCGTGAAACCCTTGCGGGAACGGGCCATGCGCAGTGCGCTTTGCAGGGCAGTCACTGGCGCCTCCCATGTGGACGGCATCACTCGCGTAATCCCAGAATCAACGGGCGAACAACGTTCCGGTATACGCATCCTCGTCGCTGAGGACAATCAGACCAATCGAAAGGTAACCCGCCGCCAACTTGAAAAACTCGGTTACCAAGTCGAATTTGCAGTGAATGGGAAACAGGCTGTGGAAGCACAACTCTTGCATTGCTTTGACCTCATTCTGATGGATGGACGCATGCCGGAAATGGATGGGTATGAAGCAACCCGGCAGATTCGCGGGAACGAGGCCCAAAAAGGGCTGCCAAGGGTTCCCATCATCGCGCTCACTGCAGAGGCCGGCACCGAAAATCAGGAACGTGCCATCGCAGCTGGCATGGACGCTCACCTGCCAAAACCCGTCAGGTTGAGAGATTTGAAGCTGATGCTGAAACGATTCGATAACTCAGACAACTGA
- a CDS encoding histidine triad nucleotide-binding protein — MSEKTLFTKIIEREIPANIEHEDDHCIVIHDIQPQAPVHVLIIPKKPIPRIAEMLPEDQQLIGHLMWVAGELSRKLGLEQGFRLVINNGSFGGETVPHLHVHLLGKRSLTWPPG; from the coding sequence ATGAGCGAAAAAACTCTCTTCACTAAAATCATCGAGCGGGAGATTCCCGCAAACATTGAACACGAGGACGATCACTGCATCGTGATTCACGACATCCAGCCACAGGCACCGGTGCATGTGCTGATCATTCCCAAAAAACCGATTCCGCGCATCGCGGAGATGCTGCCTGAGGATCAACAACTGATCGGGCATTTGATGTGGGTGGCGGGAGAACTCTCGCGCAAGCTGGGATTGGAGCAGGGGTTTCGATTGGTGATCAACAATGGGTCGTTTGGGGGCGAAACGGTGCCCCACTTACACGTACACCTATTGGGAAAACGCTCACTCACCTGGCCCCCGGGGTGA
- a CDS encoding serine/threonine-protein kinase, which produces MTPTAPPEMPDRAEEIFLEVLEIQDPLEREIRLDELIDGDRELRTSVQSMLDDYPKASEFFQFTTRHLNYPEELLPNEHLYEGNLIGSYRIIKLLDEGGSSNVYEAEQTEPVQRKVAVKILKFGMDSKTVIHRFEAERQTLAMLEHPNISQVFDAGITSLGRPFFVMELVGGEKITSFCRRHQTSVDQRIRLMIKVCSAVQHAHNKGVIHRDIKPSNILLSSVDGMPTPKLIDFGIAKVTDTASSEMRTMFGQPMGTPAYMSPEQIRGDLIDTRSDVYSLGILLYELLAGRTPIDNETLVGTGTYEMQRRVLFDIPAKPVNPRTNRESSAREELNWIVMKAIEKDREDRYSTAHALAADLECYLANEPLRAHPPSRLYRFRKLIQRNRLASATTAIAIIALTIGFTVSSLMYFRARAAEIEQTHLKELAEERAYVTKAAILIMQDKIAEADAEIQRMGGLLTQPSIEATNVFRTLALWNGKNGNWKTSADRWLAMARVNQFDESDMSEKVTENLLPIAPILVMTGDFERYHEHQNFLLERLANTLYPIATEHLIKLCLLTPANEALLERLRHAAGIAESSLPGDETTAPAGRMESWRCVSLALWYLRNQQPHEALSWSNRALLFEDWEKARNCIATLIRAMARESIGDRQGALSDLKSGQAVVSLYLNDPIDNPRFGHFHDWLIADIMLKEAQMRMNASASHSPPA; this is translated from the coding sequence ATGACGCCTACGGCCCCTCCAGAAATGCCGGACCGCGCAGAAGAAATCTTCCTAGAGGTTCTGGAAATTCAGGATCCCCTGGAACGTGAGATCCGGCTCGACGAATTGATTGATGGAGATCGAGAGCTGCGAACCTCCGTGCAATCCATGTTGGACGATTATCCGAAAGCATCAGAATTCTTCCAATTCACGACCCGGCATTTGAATTATCCCGAGGAACTCCTCCCCAACGAGCATCTCTACGAGGGAAACCTCATCGGTTCGTATCGCATCATCAAACTGCTCGACGAAGGGGGTAGCAGTAACGTTTACGAAGCGGAACAAACAGAACCCGTTCAGCGAAAAGTAGCCGTTAAAATCCTCAAGTTCGGCATGGACTCGAAGACGGTGATCCATCGCTTTGAGGCAGAACGTCAGACCCTTGCCATGCTGGAGCATCCAAACATTTCCCAAGTGTTCGACGCCGGGATTACCTCTCTGGGCAGACCCTTTTTTGTCATGGAATTGGTGGGTGGCGAGAAAATCACCAGCTTCTGTCGTCGGCACCAAACCTCGGTCGACCAACGGATTCGCCTGATGATCAAGGTTTGTTCTGCGGTGCAACACGCTCACAACAAAGGTGTCATCCATCGCGATATCAAACCCTCCAACATCCTGCTTTCTTCGGTCGATGGAATGCCCACACCCAAACTCATCGACTTTGGAATCGCCAAAGTCACGGATACTGCCAGTTCCGAAATGAGAACGATGTTTGGGCAACCCATGGGCACACCTGCCTACATGAGTCCGGAGCAGATCCGTGGCGACTTGATCGACACCCGTTCCGATGTCTATAGCCTTGGCATTTTGCTCTACGAACTGCTTGCGGGGCGAACACCCATCGATAACGAAACACTGGTGGGCACCGGAACATACGAAATGCAACGGCGAGTCCTGTTCGATATTCCTGCCAAACCCGTCAATCCCCGAACAAATCGGGAATCCAGTGCGAGAGAAGAACTCAACTGGATCGTGATGAAGGCAATCGAAAAGGATCGCGAAGATCGGTATTCGACCGCTCACGCACTCGCTGCAGATTTGGAGTGTTATCTGGCCAACGAACCCCTCAGGGCGCATCCTCCCAGTCGCCTCTACCGCTTCCGCAAACTCATTCAGCGAAATCGCCTGGCTTCAGCAACCACTGCCATCGCGATCATTGCATTGACCATCGGTTTTACCGTTTCGTCGTTAATGTATTTTCGGGCACGAGCTGCCGAAATCGAACAAACCCACCTCAAAGAGCTGGCCGAAGAACGCGCCTATGTGACCAAAGCCGCCATTTTGATCATGCAGGACAAAATCGCGGAGGCCGATGCGGAAATTCAGCGAATGGGTGGACTGCTGACTCAACCCTCCATCGAAGCGACCAACGTCTTTCGCACCCTGGCACTGTGGAACGGAAAAAACGGAAACTGGAAAACTTCGGCAGACCGTTGGCTCGCCATGGCACGCGTCAACCAATTTGACGAGAGCGACATGTCGGAGAAGGTCACCGAAAATCTCCTGCCCATCGCCCCCATCCTCGTGATGACTGGGGACTTTGAACGCTACCACGAACACCAGAATTTCCTTCTGGAACGGCTTGCAAACACCCTCTATCCCATTGCCACCGAACACCTGATCAAGCTTTGCCTGCTGACCCCTGCGAACGAAGCACTGCTGGAACGTCTGAGACATGCCGCTGGCATTGCTGAAAGTTCGCTCCCGGGCGATGAAACCACAGCTCCCGCAGGCCGAATGGAATCCTGGCGCTGTGTCTCTCTCGCTCTCTGGTATTTGCGAAACCAGCAGCCACACGAGGCGCTCTCCTGGAGCAATCGCGCACTATTGTTTGAGGACTGGGAAAAGGCACGTAACTGCATTGCAACGTTGATCCGGGCGATGGCTCGGGAATCCATCGGAGATCGGCAAGGTGCCCTGTCCGACTTAAAAAGTGGACAAGCGGTCGTTTCTCTCTACCTGAATGATCCGATCGACAATCCTCGATTCGGTCACTTCCACGATTGGCTCATCGCCGACATCATGCTCAAGGAGGCGCAGATGCGGATGAACGCGTCCGCAAGCCATTCTCCGCCTGCATGA
- a CDS encoding ECF-type sigma factor → MSDQLTELERPAFGIDELSSIDPEIYAELKKLAARRMAQQYRGITYQPTMLVHEAWLRLSANNKTWNDRQHFIATAAITMRHILVDNARRKSRLRNGGAYVRTQSDRIGMLAAPSPDDAIIRVDEGVCELEKLHPLRARIVIGRFFAGLTNAEIAESLGIGQRTVERHWSAAKLWLYRWMQNTI, encoded by the coding sequence ATGAGTGACCAACTCACAGAACTCGAAAGACCGGCATTCGGTATCGATGAGCTTTCGAGCATTGACCCTGAGATCTATGCCGAACTCAAAAAGCTTGCTGCCCGAAGAATGGCGCAGCAATACCGGGGGATCACGTACCAGCCCACCATGCTGGTTCATGAAGCATGGTTGCGCCTGTCGGCCAACAACAAAACGTGGAATGATCGCCAGCACTTTATTGCCACAGCTGCCATCACGATGCGGCATATCCTGGTCGACAACGCGCGCCGAAAATCCCGGCTGCGGAACGGCGGAGCCTATGTCCGGACCCAGAGTGATCGGATCGGCATGTTGGCCGCTCCGAGTCCGGATGATGCGATCATTCGGGTCGATGAGGGCGTCTGTGAACTGGAAAAGCTTCACCCCTTGAGAGCGCGGATCGTGATCGGCAGGTTTTTTGCGGGGCTGACCAATGCGGAGATTGCCGAAAGTCTCGGAATCGGTCAGCGAACCGTGGAACGACACTGGTCCGCCGCAAAGCTGTGGCTCTACCGGTGGATGCAAAATACTATTTGA